In Nitrospira sp., one genomic interval encodes:
- the larC gene encoding nickel pincer cofactor biosynthesis protein LarC — MTHHLHFDCFSGISGDMTLGALVDVGLPLKELIRGLSHLRIDGFRLQQRTVDRGALTATKVDVHIEKGFERPLTLAQIRRILTKSGLPPVVKERSLAVFDTLAEAEGKAHGVEPAKVHFHEVGVIDSFVDVVGSVLGLHLLAVERVTASAINVGSGTVMSAHGALPVPGPAVAALACGLPVYVQGPARELATPTGVALLRTLAAEFGPLPAMQMKQVGYGAGTADPPQWPNVLRVFLGEGADSTVGSVETIVELQTNLDDLNPQCYEMVFERVFAAGAVDATLTPVMMKKSRPGHVLSVLVPREKSGAVLAVLFAETTALGVRVVEMQRRVLPRRFAAVQVNGQDIRIKVADVRPGYSKAAPEYDDCRRVAEQVGRPVKDIWEAALSAYGRTQDKRRKGFSKP; from the coding sequence ATGACGCACCATCTTCATTTCGATTGTTTCTCCGGCATCAGCGGCGACATGACGCTTGGAGCGTTGGTGGATGTCGGCTTGCCGCTCAAGGAATTGATTCGCGGGTTGTCACACTTGCGGATCGACGGATTCCGCCTTCAGCAGCGGACGGTGGACCGAGGCGCGCTCACGGCGACGAAAGTCGACGTGCACATCGAGAAGGGCTTCGAGCGCCCGCTGACCCTGGCGCAGATCCGGCGGATTCTGACCAAGAGCGGATTGCCGCCTGTGGTCAAGGAACGGAGTCTGGCGGTATTCGACACCTTGGCCGAAGCCGAAGGGAAGGCGCATGGCGTCGAACCGGCGAAGGTGCATTTTCACGAGGTCGGTGTCATCGATTCCTTCGTTGATGTCGTGGGGAGTGTGTTGGGGCTGCATCTGCTCGCCGTGGAACGGGTGACGGCGTCGGCGATCAATGTCGGCTCCGGTACGGTGATGTCGGCTCACGGAGCGTTGCCCGTGCCTGGTCCTGCCGTGGCGGCGCTCGCCTGCGGTCTGCCGGTCTATGTGCAGGGACCGGCGCGTGAATTGGCCACCCCGACGGGTGTGGCCTTGCTGCGGACCCTGGCGGCGGAGTTCGGTCCGCTTCCGGCCATGCAGATGAAACAAGTGGGGTATGGAGCCGGGACGGCCGACCCGCCGCAATGGCCGAATGTGCTGCGCGTCTTTCTCGGCGAGGGCGCCGATTCCACCGTCGGGTCGGTGGAGACGATTGTCGAACTGCAGACCAATCTCGACGACCTGAACCCCCAATGTTACGAGATGGTCTTCGAGCGGGTGTTTGCCGCCGGTGCGGTGGATGCGACACTCACGCCGGTCATGATGAAGAAGAGCCGCCCCGGCCACGTGTTGTCCGTGCTGGTTCCGCGGGAAAAGTCGGGGGCGGTGCTGGCGGTGCTGTTCGCCGAGACCACCGCGCTCGGTGTGCGGGTCGTCGAGATGCAGCGGCGGGTCTTGCCCCGCCGGTTCGCCGCGGTGCAGGTGAATGGACAGGACATTCGCATCAAGGTCGCCGACGTTCGGCCAGGTTACAGCAAGGCCGCGCCGGAATATGACGACTGCAGGCGGGTGGCCGAGCAGGTCGGCCGACCGGTGAAGGACATCTGGGAAGCGGCCCTGTCGGCCTACGGCCGGACGCAGGACAAGCGGCGAAAGGGATTCTCGAAACCGTGA